Genomic window (Primulina huaijiensis isolate GDHJ02 unplaced genomic scaffold, ASM1229523v2 scaffold43333, whole genome shotgun sequence):
taaacatgatgcttaaatatttattaattgacTACACATACATAcgtatttttttatacatataatcgtaattttgtatatttttcaactaaaatttaataaaataaaagataaaaaaatcatgatcGTTGTTGACAgatgatattatatatctttGACCATCTGTTAAATAATTGTAGAACTCTGATCAGTTTCTTGTCTCATTATGTATAGGTTTACCTGTCATTCCAATTGCTcaattatacacacacacacacacacgtgtattatacacacacataatGTTCTAATGTTACTTATAATTATTATGGTTATATCATATTTACTACATATTTATTATAGAATCTGTTCTCTGATAATCAAGAGTGAATTGGTGTTAGTAATTAACATAGTatatatgttatataatatatgcTACCGATGTAATCTTCAACtcattttagaaaatgaaaacagtataaaaattattttgtaaaacttttaattaaatatatatattccacAGACAACGGCTATTAATACTGCGCAGCCCCACCCTcccattttattttctccaaacaGCACTAAACTATTGCTTTATGTATACTTGCGGCATTACAAAGATGcccaaattattaatataaatgtCAAAACCCTTCTTGTTTAGAATATTACAAGAAAACAGGGTTCAGACTTCCAAATTCAGACGAGAAAATATAAGAAGTTTCCAAGAATCAAGGGTCCAGATCATGTGATCAAACCCATAAGATTAGGAGATATATCAGCTTCTTTCCAGGACGTTAAGTTGAAATTTCTTGCTGGAATATTGGTGCAGAGACTTGGAGTAAAACGTTGCTGCTAACAATGACAGTTAATTCTAATTCCACAGCAAGAATTTTAGTGTTTTCTCTTGCTTTCCTCTTAATTTCAACTCTGCAAGTTTTTCTATCTTCTGCTGAGAAGAGTGACAATATCAGCAGTTCCTTGAAGTGGTCTCCGGCTAGAAAATCCCGGTTCTTCGAAACGGCCCCGTATCATGCAAGAACTTCGAGTCCATCTTCACAAATGGCAGGTTTTGATCCGAGGAATGAGGATTTGTACGAAGAAGATAAGAGATTAATACACACAGGACCTAACCCTCTTCATAACTAAGGTACATGCAGAGAACTAGACGCTTTGCTACGATTGATTCTAATTGtttaattttagaaattcaAAACCCTGAAAAAGGCTGTAAGTTCTTTCTGTTATCagtcttttgttttctttttcaccCATTGTGAATTAGAATTAATGGTAGCAAAGCTGAGTTTAGCTTTTTCAGTGCTGTTTTTGAATTGGTAGAAAGAGggtacaaagaaaaaaaaatggagaaaatAAGGTGTGGAGAATGGTGTTTAATGCTCTTGCTTCCTTTGCAGTgttctctttttttcttcttctgtaACTTCTGTTAAACCTACTgtttttgtattaattaattgCTGGAGTTACTGGTACTGTTCATCTACTCAATCTTTTTTGGTGTTTGTTTCTTTTCTATTTTGAAAGCATACTCATATACATACAATTAATGTGCAGCTTGCAAGTCTAATACATCTAGTGATGAATTAGAAAGAAATTTGTTCCTTCTCAGTCTAACATGAGTCCGAGAAAACTATTTGATCTTCACCCAAAATATGTGTTTCATTCTGTGTGTGTATTAATTTTACAGTACTGTCAAATCTTTTTCAACTGTTCATGAGATATTCTTTGTTCTTTTCAAGTTCTGTAATCTATCATATGCATCATACATGAACACATGTGCTTATTTTAGGTTGTTAaattaggattttatttaatttattcatgGAAAAAGACGAGTACTTTTAACTTCCTAATTCAttaaaaacttaatttataaaacGTTAAATTTAAATCTAAAACAATTTGGTTCCTTTAATTTTGAAGATAGCAGATTGATAGCCATGCATGCCAATATATCTCACTACATTGACAATGGAACGTATATAAATCCATGTTAATCgatttttattgattaaaatgCGAGCATTACGTACACTAAAATAATTCCATTCAATATTTTAGATATATGTGTCgcataaagattttttttactcgggaataattttgaaattgttaATGGCCAGTAATTGATTGATTATTCCTAGAAGTCCCATCTGTTTCATCGACTTAAAtgcttaatttttataaatatttagtaGTATTGAGAAGATGCCTCTGCTCAATAAAAGTACAGCAGTGCTGACATATCCATTAATTGCACTTTAATAAATTGTATTTTCAAGTGATTAGGatataaattaatgattttacattatgtatataatttcatggaattataaattattgaatttcctCTCTGAgcaagttatttaattattacaagGTCAAATGTTAAAAGGACGACTTTGGTTGTTTTCGAGGGAACCATTTGTAAATTAGCATTCATGTTCCCAAGATTAGACCTAAAAGGTATCTTTAAGAAACTTCATTGGAATTGGAATTGTTTCTATAAAATGAATGTCTGTGTTTAAAAACAACCATATCGTGTTGAAGTATGCACGGACACAAGATTTATTTTAGCAAAtgctttgttttattttataaatttattaaatattttagctctcttctttttgaaaaattaatcatCAAATCCGAATGCTACGattgaattaaaaagaaaatgtccCACACACGCGCAGTACTGATCCTCACAGGCTGGTAAACTTTTATGAAAGAATCAACTACCCAAACGCGCCTTTAATTAAATGTTAATGAATGAATGAATGTCTCATTCAATGAATATTGATTTGAGTGGTTGGTTTACATATTTAAATGAGTAATATATATTATTGGGCTTTCTTCATCAGGTCACTGGACCTGTGCAAGAATGTTCTTTAATACACAGTAATTGCACATTTCAGGAAAAACAGGTTAGGCCCACTTGGAAAATACAAATACCACTCACACGTGTGAACGTCCACAAGAtactattaaaataaataaaccaacATCAAATGGGAGaactaacatattatttatttaccaaCTTTTGTGTGTGAAAATAATtgaattcaataattttaaaatatgtctcttgtgagacgtgtcaaccctactgctattaacaataaaaagtaatactcttagcataaaaaataatattttttcatggatgacccaaataagatatccgtctcacaaaataagacctgtgagactgtctcacaaaatacgacccgtgagaccgtctcatacaagtttttgtcataatttTAATCTATCGTTAGAGAGGAAATTTGGATGTTCCGATCCGTGTGGGAGTTTCCAATAAAACTTGTGATCATCTTCATACATGGTATGTGTTGTTATGTGAGATAGCAGCTAGGAGTGATGCAACACACTGATTAAAAGAACTTGTCTATGTTAGACTGagattgatgttttttttacCAGATCGATGGGGGTGCGTTATTTCATTGACAGTAATATTTTCTCGAAATCAATCAAGTTCCATCCCGTCCCTCACTCGAATTCCTGTATTTTTCTCccaattttcattaaaaacaattcaaatttgCGAGAGAGGTTACAAGGTGAAAAGCTTAAGAAGTCCAATAACAATTATTTGGAAAACTGAATCCTAGGTCAAGGTGGTTTCCGATACGGTCTACAAGGGCGGAATTTTTTTGAGGAATGTGTTGAAGCGATCAAGAAGGCCAATAAAGCGTGCTAAAACCAAACACGATAATTTCAAAAAATGGGTAGTTATTCATTACAGAGGTTGATAATCGAAACATTGTCACGCTGTTCAGGTGATGTTTGGAAACTGAAGTTCCTTTGCTGGTTAACCAATATATATCAAATGGTAACCTTTCAAGTTGATGAAGTCCGGCTAAATTGAATTAGATGGTGACCTTTCAAGTTGATGAAACCGAAGACCACTACGGACTTGGTTCCCAAAAAAGAGAACTAGTCAGCTCGGTCCGAGGGACTCGGAATGAGGAAGGACTACAAATAGATCCAAGAACTAAAGGTTCTCGTCGGCCCCCAGACGAAGAGTACAAAGTAGAAAACCATGAGATACCCGGGGCCTCGGTCTTTTTTTTATAGAGGAAGCACGGATTTTGCCCTTAACCTTCTCCCGGGCATTAGAATGTCGACATCCTTGTGgacatttttgaatttttgggatTTCTTGGAAAGAAGGGCGATGATTGGTTTCTTAGAGGTAATGGAGGAGAAGATAGCACGAGACACAGAAGGAGTAGAGTCAGAGGGCAACGTGGCAGAGTCTATGTCCAAGGAGCCACGAGCGTCGGCACCCAAAGTTGAGGAGATAGAGTTCAACATGTTAAGAAAATGAAAACTTACGAGAACATATGAGAAGAGAAAACGATCGGAATTGAGGACACATATTCGCATAGGAGAGAAGCAAGAGACGTCGAAATCACATGAGTTGGAGAACCAAAACGCGAGAATGTAAAAGTGTGAAATGAACTAAGGCGGTTAGCATTTATAAGCGGGAGAAGATCGATCATGGCTGTTGATCTCGAAGTAAATGGATGAACGAGATACACATCTGAATTGAGCCGGTTCACCCGAGAAGACAAAAAGTCGATCATGCATACGAAGCGAAGTATATTATATTTCTGTTTTTTCAACTGCTAGGGCTTCCGTCATATTTCCATCAACGCTAGCTCgagtaaaattcaaaaaataattgatcTCCCGCCCAAGTTCAATTTGACCATTCGAGACAGCGAGTAAGATTCAAGCACAACTATTTATGGAGAGAGTGATGATGCTCCAGAAAGAGCCGAGTCATTGTCAAACTTGGACAGAGATCAGAAGGTTGGAGCTACCAGGCATAGTAAGAAATCGGGAGCCCATTAAAACAGAATATACTAGGGAAATCAATTATACCAGCACATACTCATACAAGTCTGGGCTCTCAGACTAGTCCGGGCTGTGTAAGAAGGCTATGATAATGAATCTGAGACATGTCTGTGCCCTCACATCATGACCACTGCTCGAACATCTCGAGACATGTATCGACTCTGGGCCCACACACCATATATCGAAACTTGTATGACTCAAGGCCCACAAATATGGATCGTTATGCCTCAAAATCATTAGTATATCTATCAACGCATGTGCGACGATGTAACAAATCTAGAAGTAGTATGAGTTGAAAGTCGCAATAGTGTCCGAGGACAAGACGTGGACATGGAAGCAACCTCATCATAAGTATCTATGAGCATTCGAAGACCCAACATAAATAAAAGCTAAGTTAGAAAggttgataaaaaaaacaaataacaatTGAAATCGGAGACAAAGAAAGGTACCGAAAAACTCTTGAAGTGCTCTCGAACAATTTGTGATTGGGGGCCAGGCCCAGTAGATGGGTCTTCTGGGTAGGGGTAAAATACTAACGATCACACCAATCTCCAAAGGTAGTCGCTCGGGTTAAAACACTAATGATCACACCAATAATTGGTTCAAGGGACGTTCGGTTATACAGATACTGGATGCTAGTTTTCGCCAGGAAAAAGACTAATCAAGCCTAAAAGAAACCAAGCTGGCAATCAAGCCTAAAAGAAACCAAGCTGGCAACATATTTTGTCAACATGGAGGAAAATCTGGTTACTTGAGATTTTGAGTCAAGAATTGTGAAGGAATCAATTATCATCAAAGCAACTCCAAGAACTTGGTTTACTTCGCATGAACTGTATAAGCTATTAAGCTTGATCGCTAAGGAAAGACTGACAATGAAGGAATTGAAAACTTGGGCTCGAAAATCTTACCAATAATATCTGAGGGAAAATGGACCAATAACTCATAACTTGGGCTTGAATTGATTTCATCTTGTTGAATTCACTTTGTACTAAGTTTCAGTTTAATGAATTAAAGTCCGTCTTTATAAATGCGTGTTTCAAGTTACGAAGTTCAAGATCCACAAGAGCAAACATATCACTAATGATAATAATCAGGGGAAAAAAGAGCGAGTTGACATCAAGAAGCAATTAGATAAGCACCAACCAAATAGCAAGCCAAGTCTAATTTATTCAGGTGCAAGAACAGAACCATTAAGGTTTTGATATTAGTTCACCACGTGTGCTTCGAAGTACGTGTGACTAAACCGAAAACAAGCTTGAAGTAAAACATCATCAAAACAGGAATCAACAGGGGATTCATAAACGACCTAAAAGTTCCCAATTATTAGACTCCCCAATTTAACTCAATGAGAAGATATCTTGAGGGATAGAGATTTATGGAACCAGGTCTTCCAACTTCCAGCTGCCTTACGAGACACTGTCGGTGACTTCTCACCATCAATGGCATTCTCAGTTAATGGCTTCTTGCACAGCATAAAGTTGCGAACACCAACTGCCCCGATATTATCCCACGGACTCAGAGCTATAGAAAAAAGTGAATCTAAATAAATATTCGTCCTCATCTAAATCCATTAGCGGCTCATAAAAAACAACTTACTCGATATATCAAATCAATCAACGACGATTCTAAAAGACAAACATACCTTGGCAGGGACATTGGTGTAAAAGCATCCATTGATCAACAAAGCAGAATATACTATCGACAAACAGAATAATCAATCAAAGTAATCGAAAATCGAACACAAAGTTAGTACCTTCAGTGCCAGAAATTGGGCAATACAGCATAAAATGATTGAGGTTGGAGCCAAGGACAGGGATCCTGCCCTCACGCGCATAGGATTTGAGAGCAGTTTCAATGACGGCAGCGACAAGATCCTCCTCATTAACAACAAAGCGAATGGGGCCGGCGCTTCCAAGCACAGTAACGCTAATCAAGAACCGTTTGCCCTTGACGGGCTGATTCTTCTTCTGCTTATAATTCAACATCAAATACTACTTTAAAAAAAtccttttggttttcttttttaaaaaaatattttttaacacgAAATCAACAAGCGAAAGGAAGAAGTAATCGAATCGTGAAAAATGGATCTcagtttgggaaaaaaatatcaaataatcgGTTTCTTATTCATGGGTCGAGACCGAGGCAGCGATAGTACCAGCCTTCCATGCAAGAACCAAAGCAGAAAGCAATAGCCACAGAAACCGAGATCCCCCTTCTTGAATAAGAGGGGATGATCATCAATGTCGCAGCCGAGATTTCCACCATtcacaattaaaataaactttGGGATGCAAAAGAAGGAAACGAAGGGGACAGGGATCAGAGAGAGACGGAGGAGAAACTGCAGGAGGAGAGAAATTAGATCACGATTGAGCGTATAACAATGAAACGGTGACGGTTCCTTTTATTGGGCGAGAGATGCAattagggttagggtttgagCCATTTCTTCCGACTCTCTCTAGATGATTAATGATACATCTCCCACACCAGGCCCGTtttctttattaattaaaaatgaaaatatttggGCCACCTCTATTTTTAGtaatttacaaaataattattttcttatttgataaaaatatattctcCTCCTTCAAACATCCGCCTCTACTTCcgttctattttaaaaataaatcattgttTTGACCGCATTTTTCGGCAGACAATCcggatatatttttcttcttttggtTCTATTCTATTGTCGCCATTGAAAAATTATgaggaaaataaatatttatataaaaatacatttatttttcctggttaaaataaaaacattcttgattcaattttttttttaatatgtaataattttatatttttggcgCAATGACAGATGNtgattttaatattaaaatgatATTGGACCGATGAGAATAATGGGAAGCCCGTTTCTATACAGGcccatttaattattttttatggttaTTTGttgtaattattaataattggGACAAAGCCCAATTATCACGCTCAACTTCATCATCCTTTTGGTACGGAAGAACTCTGTACAATCTCCAAGAACTCGATTGGATCCAATTATTCCTTAAAACAATTTTCAGACTTTATGGTTGAGTTTGGTTGAAGAaggataaaataatgaaatgattaagagataaatgataaaaaaaatgattgaaatagaaaatgataaaataatattatgtttggtatgataaTTATGAATGAGATAATTTAGAATCTTTTGTTGAATTGACTAAATTGTCTTTCCACTATTGCGACGGCGGTGATGGTTGGCCGGTGGCGGCAGCGGTCGGCCGTGGGGGTGGTCGGCTGGCTGTGGTCGTCAGAGAAAAATTATGCTATACGGAatgttagaaaaattaaatatttatacatGCATGTGGGTTTCGCCAAGATACTATATTAGCATGTATTATTgctttgaaaaagaaaaaaaagaagataacaCTAACTAATAGATATGTTTAtcgtaaataatttaaaacccaTCTTTTAAACTTTATATATCTAAGCCATATATATGGAGTCGTTTTGAATGTGAAGTGGTGGGAAGAAAAATGTTGGAGCTCTAGACAAATAGTGCAACATGTTTAAAGTTATCAACTGATAATTAAGAGTTGAAGTTAGCAAGGATTCTAATATAATGAAGACAAAGCTGTTTGAAGATTACCCTTTGTGATGGCAACCAAGTATAGCTAGCTCCTAGGTTGAAAAGGAAGAAGAACATGGAAATGCACCATAAATCTTTGTCTTTACAAGTCAAAAGAATAGCTGTCACTTTGAAAAAGGTGACCACACGTTAAAGTTTGGTTGTTAGTGCAAGAACATTTTGTTTGTCAGGTTTCGAGTATTCTAAGAAGCATATGTCTTTTCATAATCGAATTTGGATGAAACAATTGAAGTACCAAATCATGATCATCCGATTATTGTCATGTTTTCTCAACAAATAATAAACTTTTACAAATGAACGAAAAAAATTAAACGGTAACATAATGAAAaactatgtatgtatgtaattTGGATGCTACGTACCTTTACAAGATATCATAATCTCTatatgatttttcttgaaaCTATTAAAATTCGGCTATGTTAGGagttgaaaatccaaaagaaagatAAGTAATGAAAAGTGGTTACATTTACTTTTGCTCAAGGTGCTGCCTCATCTCCTACCAAATCTGGACAAAggaattatatttatttttttttcctggttCAATGTGACATGAAGGCAAGAATATGTCATGCTCCTACATTCATTTACTTCTTGAAGTGAATGATTCTGGGTTTTGCAAAGGGCTGAAATCGATATGCCAAAGACTGAGCCATGCATACTTCATTGTTAACTGTTGGCGTTCCTCTTGCAAAACTAACGAGAACTCCTTGTTGATAGGAGGTAAAGGATCCAAGAGCAATAACTGTCCACGAATCTGTGTAAATGATTCGTTCAACCCCAAAAGAAACGTCAGGACATATTCATGATGAGAAAAGACAGCAAGCTCCTTGACGCCTCCGCATGTGCACTGGCCACAAGTACAGCTAGGGCGAAAATTTGATAGCTCATCCCAAAGGGATTTAAGTTTGGTGAAATACACAGCCACTGATTGTTGATCTTGACGAAGATTTATCAGTTCCCGACGCAATTGAAAAATGCGTGGTCCATTCGATTGTTGGAATCTCTCGCGCAGATCATTCCAAATTTCTGCTGCTGATTCAGCAAACAAAATGCTTGCAGAGATGTCCTTTGAAACTGAATTTAAAATCCATGCAATAACGATATTGTTGTTCCTGATCCATGATGAAAAATTCGAATCAGTATCCGCTGGTTTTGCAATCGAACCATCCAAAAATCCCAATTTGTTTTTGACGGTCATGGCAATGATCATAGCTCGACTCCAGGAGGCATTATTATCTCCTGTGAGAGGTTGAGAAACAAGCGAGATCGCCGGATTATCTGAATGATGCAAGAAATATGGGCTTAGCGGATCATCAATGGAGGCTCGCCCAGCTGAAACAAAACCGAAATTTTGAGGAAATGAAGCCATGTAAATTTCCAGAGCTAGCTTCCAGATTGAATTTTCCACAATCTGATTCTGAAAATGGAGCTTCGAACAACAATTATTCACATCGGCCGATCGACGGAGAGCGGCGGCAGAAaaattgctctgataccatattactTCTGGAGAGCTAAGATCGTAAAAATTGTATTCACGTCCCTCTTTCAAGTATGAGCAGTTACATGTATTTATGTACATAAGAAACAAGTAAATATCTCCAACTAATTATGTCAGCTGGCGTTTGACTTAATTTACAACATATTGAGTCTAATAGTAAGAAATTCGGATCTCACACTCATtgtataaaaaaacattaaccaaagataattttaacaaaaatctCCCTTCCCCACAACAATCTTTATTATTGAAAAGGATAGAACATAAAAAAACACAGTAAAATTCACAGGTACTATGGAGTAAACATGTATTGATTTTTATTACATGGGTAAGTTTCGgtcttgcatatattttaattaaaatgttttAAGATGTGAATGATATGTACAAatggattttaaaattatgcTTACACGTTTAATTGATGATGacaaggaaaagaaaaatagaGGGATGATATCATAGACATGCATGATGAGCTCCAACATAAGGCATCTATCATTGGGCCCCCACACTTGCTTTGATTTGGGCCtacaatataatttcttggtCAGTGGGGCCCATCCACTTGGAAGCCCATGGACtagcatttttttatttttatataaaagtgTTTTTAGGATCCAAAGTGACACCAAATTATCTGGAATACCACAGAATAAGTGCTTTTACGGATAGATTAATTTCGACATAAATAATTCCACACACTGTAAcactttttgggaaaaaaatgagGAAGCAAACAAATAGTGCGATTCAATTTGGTCAAATTATAAAAAGTAAATTGgtctgaaaaagaaaattataggATAATTAGTACTTTTTTGAATATCTGTCTTAGAGTTCAAACAAACGGAAGAATAACCAATTCTTTGAACaaacaaatcaaacaaaatcaggtataaattttattctcaaaataataaatgttgctaatttttaaatgaattttttaatttgctaaataaattattgtgcaacaaatattaataaaatttcagtatttctttgaaaatgtatttaaatgttatttcgacAAACAATCTTAGATTGCTCATTCTCACATAAAGTGCAAATACAGCAAAATTGccaaataaataagaaaaatataagaatTACAGTGTCTGAAATGCTTTATAAACATCCCTCTTTTGCCAAGTCTTCCTTTGCTGTCTGCCTTGGTCACACAACCTTCCCATCTACTTCTTCTGAATCTTCTCCTCTCTAAACAATTGAGTTCTGTTTCTTTCATTGATTTGTTTATATCTTCAATCTTTGCGGGAAAAGTAACTTCAAGTACCGGGACATGGCTCCAAACAAATTTGCAACCATGTTGAACAGAAATACCAACAAGATTTCCATGATTCTCATCTATGCTGTTCTTGAATGGATTTTGATAGCCCTTCTCTTGTTAAATTCTCTGTTTTCTTATCTGATCATCAAATTTGCTAAGTATTTCGGACTAAAACCCCCGTGCCTTTGGTGTACAAGGCTTGATCATATCTTTGACCCGGCAAAAAGGGGCAAGAATCTGGGCAAGGATCTTCTTTGTGAAGCTCATTCCAAGGAGATTTCTAAACTGGGTTACTGTTTAAATCATCAGAAGTTGGTAGAATCGCAAGAAATGTGTGAGGATTGCTTGTCCTCGCGGCCGGAATTAAATGGTTTCTCGAAGAAAGTTAATTATTTTTCGAGGGTTAGAGATTTTGGAATGAGTCAGATGAATGGAGAAAAGGTATGTGAAAATGGTGAGGTAAGTGTGAATTGTTCTTGTTGTGGGGTAGGTTTGGATAATGGTAATGTCAATAATGATACATATTCCTCTTATGTATTCCTAAAAACACCATCTTGGGATGTTTTGGAATGTGCCCGCAAAAAGGATTTCGCTTTAGATGATAATCATATTCAAGAAAAATGTGATCTCGATAAGAAAATATCACACTTTGCTGCTAATTTGTGGGATGGTGAACAGGTTTTGGAAGATTCTTATGAGTATGAGTTTAATTCTGAACTCGATAGAAGCTTGGAAGTAGCAGGAAGTGAACAGATGAAAACACTAAAAGTAGAAATATGTGAAAACAAGGATATTTTTATGGAGATGCAGGAGGATGAGGCGATTTTAATGGAGGAAAACTCAACTTTGATAATGAAAGATAAATCTGTTCAAGTGTGTGTTGAAGAAGAAGCGCCTATTGAAATTTCTTCTCCACATTTGGAGTTCTTTCTTGACCATAGCGGACAAAGGCTTGTCCCCATTGAGTTGATCGATTCAATAGAAGAACATCAGAGCAATGACAGTTTCATGATTGAACATCATGGTACAACTAAGGTTCAAGAATGTGGTTTTGATTGCGGGCTTCAGGTCcaagaagaggatgaatttGTTATGAAGACTGTGAGAAGAATAGTGGAGGTGGATTCAGGTCCTGATGTTGATATCAACGCGGAACCTGAATTTCAAGGGCCT
Coding sequences:
- the LOC140970055 gene encoding uncharacterized protein translates to MASFPQNFGFVSAGRASIDDPLSPYFLHHSDNPAISLVSQPLTGDNNASWSRAMIIAMTVKNKLGFLDGSIAKPADTDSNFSSWIRNNNIVIAWILNSVSKDISASILFAESAAEIWNDLRERFQQSNGPRIFQLRRELINLRQDQQSVAVYFTKLKSLWDELSNFRPSCTCGQCTCGGVKELAVFSHHEYVLTFLLGLNESFTQIRGQLLLLDPLPPINKEFSLVLQEERQQLTMKYAWLSLWHIDFSPLQNPESFTSRSK
- the LOC140970054 gene encoding uncharacterized protein; translation: MLNYKQKKNQPVKGKRFLISVTVLGSAGPIRFVVNEEDLVAAVIETALKSYAREGRIPVLGSNLNHFMLYCPISGTEVYSALLINGCFYTNVPAKMRTNIYLDSLFSIALSPWDNIGAVGVRNFMLCKKPLTENAIDGEKSPTVSRKAAGSWKTWFHKSLSLKISSH